A window of Maledivibacter sp. genomic DNA:
ATCTAGAACATGCCTTTTATTTAAATAATATTTAGTATTAGCTCTTCCACCAGATATACTAATACTTGTTATTGGACCACTAAAATACTGATGATATCGATTACCCCAATCATAGGACGAATTAGGGCCAGGATAATTTGTCCAAAGTTCTCCTCCTTTAAAAGCATGTCCGTTCGCTCTATTGAATAAATATGAATAATACTTTTCTGAAGAACCTCCATCAATTACTTTATCTAAATATATTTTATAACTTACTAAGTCAATTGACCCATCGTCATTCACATAACTATTCAAGTGAAGGTTATATATAGGTGGAATTGAATATGTAGTATAAGTATTCTTATAAATTTTTTTGCTCTCAACACTACCACTGCTATCTTTATTCCAAACTTCATTGACTTTATATTTATAATAATAATACTTATTAGTACTAGCATAAGCCCCATCACCTTTAACCCAAAGCATAGTTATGCTCAAGATTAGTACTAAGCTTAATATAATCTTACAAAAATTTACATTTGAAAAATACCCGTTTCCTATCCTAGGTGTCTTGAATTTATTAGTTCTCATGATTTCTCTCCTTTAAAATCTCTTATATCTAATTTATATAGCTATTTTTAAACAAATTAAATAAATATAGGTATTAGCAAAGATTTTCAACATATTCTCCTATTCCACCACATACTTAATCCCACTCTTTCCACCTATCTTAGCCCTGAACTTTATGGTGTTAACCACTCCAGACCATATTTCATTTTCATTTATTCCTTTGTTTATCATCATCTTTATGGTTCCCGGAGAGTATTCTAGGATAGTTATATCTGTGCCGGAAATAGCTCCTGTAGAAGTATCATTTTCTCCAGTTAATGTACATAAATCTACTACTTCCAAGTTTTGTGGATTGTATGAAAGGGTAAATGTACGGGACTTTAAATTGTTTATGCCCGATGCTGTAAATATAATATCCACTAATTCATCTTTCTTAAGATTTATGGAGTATTCAATAAAAGATATTGGTTTACTTGCTAGGGTCTTTACAACTACCTCTCCACTCCACATACCTTCTGTTTCTTGATTCTTCGATCTTATTCTAAATATATGCTCTGTATTGGGTTGTAATCTTGCATGTATATACTCTGTAGCCGATACATTTGTATCCATATTGCCGTCTATCTCTATATCATAGCTAGTGCTTCCCTCTACGGCATCCCATTTTAAATATATTTTTTCCTCCGTTGAAAATGTAAGTATACTTTTCGGAGCCTCCAATAAAACTTTTTCTACTGGTTTCTCGATTGAAATTACTGCTTGGGAAGATATCCCTTGATACTCTGCTGTTATGAAGGCTTCACCCATTGAAAGAGCAGTTATCTTACCCTTGGCATCTATCTGTGCTACCGTAGTATCTGATGTAGAATATTCTGCATCTGTGGTTACATCCTCGATACTGTCATCGGAGTATATTGCTGTAACCATTATATTGCTGGTCTCACCCTTTTCCATGGAGTATTCCTTTGAGTCAAGCTGTAAAGACACCAATTTTTTTTCTGCTATTTCGATTTCTTCATTAATTTTAGGAGCAATGTTTTCATTTGCCTCTTCATTTATATCCGATTCTTCTGTTTCTTTATCTTTAGGAATTTCATCCTCCTCTGATATTGGCTGTTTATCCTCGGTTTTGACTTCTTCTTCGGATGTAGGTTTGGTAGTTTCCTTTACTTCATTGTCTGTATTTGTCTCCTCTGGATTATCCTTATTTACATCCTTAGGAGCTGTATCCTCCGGTGAAGTTGGTTTATTTTCTTCTATGGGCCCGTCATTTTCTTCCGGCGTACCCTCTACCTCCTTAGGAGTATTCTCCGGTGCTATTGCTTCTTCTCCTTGAGTCACTTCCTCTGCATATACCCCTTCTGTGGAGCTTAATAGGTTGGTTGGAAAAATTAGATTTTGAATTAATAATGCAATAACCAACGCACGTGAAAATAGTTTTAATTTTTTTAACATACTGCGCCTCCCATTTTGTATTTTTAATATATTTTGTTGAATATTATCGTTATATATCATATTATACATATTTGTCCTGTAATTTTTTGTCGTATTTGGTTGTATTAGTATAATTTTTTTTATATATAATAGGGGTAAAGGATTTAGGAATAAGGCATATGAAGGAAATCATAATGGTATCATAAAAGAATAGAAAAAATAACCAGCGGTCTTTGGGCAGACATAGTTATTTTAGAAAATTTAAATCTATGGAGGATATAGAAAAGTCACGGCAATAAATGGGATTGCCGTGACTTTTCATACATATATATCTATTTATAGAGAAATCAGCTCTTAATTATCTCTGCAAATTCTTCCTCAGTAATAACCTTTACTCCTAAACCATTTGCCTTATCTAGCTTTGAACCTGGATTTTCACCGGCCAATACGTAGGAGGTTTTTTTACTCACACTGCCCGTTACCTTTCCCCCTAGGCCTTCTATTATTTCCTTGGCTTCCTTTCTAGCATAGCTTGACAAAGTACCGGTGAGTACAAAGGTCATACCCTCAAGCTTCATATCTACATTGTCTAGGGATTTTTTCTTGCTTTTCATATTAACCCCTGCGGCCTTAAATTTGTCAATAACCTTAATATTTTCTTGATCATTAAAGAAGGCCACAATGCTTTTAGCCATTTTAGGTCCAATTTCATCTATGGCTGTAAGCTCCTCTTCCCCTGCCTTTGCCAACATATCCATATCTCCAAAGGTATCGCCAAGGAGCTTTGCCGCCTTGGACCCAACAAGCTTAATACCAAGGGCGTTTACAAGTCTTCCTAGATCATTTTCTTTGGATTTTTCTATGGCTTCTAGAAGATTTTGAACGGATTTTTCTCCCATTCTTTCCAGATTAACAAGTTCTTCTTTTTTATCCTTTATGTAATATAAATCTCCGGGATCCTTGATAAAGCCCTTCTCTAGAAGCATGGTAACCAATGATTCTCCTAAACCATCAATATTCATGGCATCCCTAGATACAAAGTGAATGATTCCCCTTCTAAGTTGTGCAGGACATGCAATATTAATACACCTCACTGCGGCTTCTCCTTCAAATCTTACGGTTTGTTCTCCACATTCAGGACATTCAGTGGGTAGGACATATTTTTCCTCATTACCCCTCCGATTTTCTTCTATGACCCTTACAACTTCTGGAATTACGTCCCCAGCCTTATGTATAACCACCCTATCCCCTATCCTTATATCCTTCATATTTATAAAATCTTGATTATGAAGGGTGGCTCTACTTACTACTGAACCCGCAACCCTTACAGGCTCAAGTATTGCCGTAGGAGTTATGGCTCCTGTTCTTCCAACCTGAGGGATTATATCTAATACCACCGTTTCCTTCTCCTCTGCTGGAAATTTAAATGCTATAGCCCATCTTGGACTCTTCGCCCTAGTCCCTAGGGTCTGTCGCTGGGCAAGATCATTAACCTTTATTACAAGTCCATCTATTTCAAAGGATAGATCGTGTCTCTTTTCCTGCCACTTTTCACAAAGTGCTATCACTTCATTGATATCCTTACACACCCTATACTCTGAGGTTTTAAATCCAAGCTTTTTTAGATATTCTAGTCCTTCAGAATGTTTCTTCACCTCTATACCAGAGGCAGTGAGTATATTAAAAACAAATATATCCAATGGCCTTGATGCCGCTACTTTAGGATCAAGCTGTCTTAGGGAGCCCGCCGCTGCATTTCTTGGATTTGCGAAAATAGTCTCTCCATTTTCCTCCTGGCGTATATTAAGCTCTGCAAATTTTTGCTTTGGTATATAAACCTCACCCCTAACTTCAATATCTATTTCATTTTGAAGTCCAAGGGGAATGGATTTTATTGTCCTAAGATTTTTTGTTATCTCCTCCCCAATGGTTCCGTCTCCTCTAGTTGCACCTCTGACAAAACTTCCATTTTCATATTTTAAAGCAACCGATAATCCATCGATCTTGTATTCCACTACATATTCTACCTGTTCTCCAACTTCTTTTCTAATTCTTTTATCAAAATCAAGTAAATCCTTATCATCATAGGAATTGCCGAGACTCAAAAGAGGCACCGTATGGGCGACCTGATCAAATTTTGACAATGGTTCTCCACCCACCCTTTGACTAGGTGAATCCGAGGTTTTAAACTCTGGAAATCCTTCTTCTAAATCCATAAGCTCCTTCATAAGCATATCATAATCATAATCACTTATTTCTGGTATATCTAATACATAATATCTATGGTCATGGTGGTTTATTTGTTTTTTCAGCTGTTGAATTCTTGTTTTAGCTTCATTCTTATTCATAGGATAGTCTCCTTTCGTATCAAGTTGAAAGTTCTAAGTGCTTGGGTCAGTTCTATATTGTCCTTTTTCTTTGCCTTAGAACTTTCCATCTGGAACATTAAACTAATTTATTATTTCAATCGGTGCAAAACCTAGCATGAGCTTTTTGATTCCTTGTTTGTCAAAGGCAATGGTCAACTCTGCTTTGTCTCCTGTTCCATTTATACTGATAATAGTTCCGCTTCCGAACTTTTTATGCTGTACCTTTGTGCCGGGTCTAACCTCAGAGGAATCCACATTGCTTACAGGTTTTTTTTGTATTTTTTCTTCCTTAGGTTTTTTAAAGCTTATCATATGGCTATTTGCAAAGGTATTAAGATCACTTGACCCAAAATCAATATTAGTCTGTTTTCCTATTATATCATCCATATTAACTAACTCTTGGGGTATATCATCTATAAATCTGGATACTGGATTTACATTTGTTCTACCATATAAGGTTCTCATTGAAGCATGGGTCAAGTATAGTTCCTCCTTAGCCCTTGTTATGCCTACATAGCACAGTCTTCTTTCTTCTTCCAATTCCTCATCATCCGCCATAGACCTTGATCCAGGAAAGATTCCATCCTCCATACCAACCATAAATACTACTGGGAACTCTAGTCCCTTGGCACTATGTAAAGTCATTAAGGTCACAGTATTATAATCATCTTGAAGATTATCTAGGTCAGAGCTTAAGGATATGTTCCC
This region includes:
- the ligA gene encoding NAD-dependent DNA ligase LigA; amino-acid sequence: MNKNEAKTRIQQLKKQINHHDHRYYVLDIPEISDYDYDMLMKELMDLEEGFPEFKTSDSPSQRVGGEPLSKFDQVAHTVPLLSLGNSYDDKDLLDFDKRIRKEVGEQVEYVVEYKIDGLSVALKYENGSFVRGATRGDGTIGEEITKNLRTIKSIPLGLQNEIDIEVRGEVYIPKQKFAELNIRQEENGETIFANPRNAAAGSLRQLDPKVAASRPLDIFVFNILTASGIEVKKHSEGLEYLKKLGFKTSEYRVCKDINEVIALCEKWQEKRHDLSFEIDGLVIKVNDLAQRQTLGTRAKSPRWAIAFKFPAEEKETVVLDIIPQVGRTGAITPTAILEPVRVAGSVVSRATLHNQDFINMKDIRIGDRVVIHKAGDVIPEVVRVIEENRRGNEEKYVLPTECPECGEQTVRFEGEAAVRCINIACPAQLRRGIIHFVSRDAMNIDGLGESLVTMLLEKGFIKDPGDLYYIKDKKEELVNLERMGEKSVQNLLEAIEKSKENDLGRLVNALGIKLVGSKAAKLLGDTFGDMDMLAKAGEEELTAIDEIGPKMAKSIVAFFNDQENIKVIDKFKAAGVNMKSKKKSLDNVDMKLEGMTFVLTGTLSSYARKEAKEIIEGLGGKVTGSVSKKTSYVLAGENPGSKLDKANGLGVKVITEEEFAEIIKS
- a CDS encoding Ig-like domain-containing protein, with the translated sequence MLKKLKLFSRALVIALLIQNLIFPTNLLSSTEGVYAEEVTQGEEAIAPENTPKEVEGTPEENDGPIEENKPTSPEDTAPKDVNKDNPEETNTDNEVKETTKPTSEEEVKTEDKQPISEEDEIPKDKETEESDINEEANENIAPKINEEIEIAEKKLVSLQLDSKEYSMEKGETSNIMVTAIYSDDSIEDVTTDAEYSTSDTTVAQIDAKGKITALSMGEAFITAEYQGISSQAVISIEKPVEKVLLEAPKSILTFSTEEKIYLKWDAVEGSTSYDIEIDGNMDTNVSATEYIHARLQPNTEHIFRIRSKNQETEGMWSGEVVVKTLASKPISFIEYSINLKKDELVDIIFTASGINNLKSRTFTLSYNPQNLEVVDLCTLTGENDTSTGAISGTDITILEYSPGTIKMMINKGINENEIWSGVVNTIKFRAKIGGKSGIKYVVE